A single genomic interval of Coccidioides posadasii str. Silveira chromosome 1, complete sequence harbors:
- a CDS encoding uncharacterized protein (EggNog:ENOG410PWEH~COG:S) has product MSANMSPTSLFAYTASRWLHLDKPQRDARYIEFNVDRLCEKVLSLCPSGTSIESCQKLEGGFSKAFIIKTNNGRHVVVKFPTSVAGPAGYVTNSEVATITYHKRNSVYL; this is encoded by the exons ATGTCAGCAAACATGTCTCCAACAT CACTGTTTGCCTACACTGCCAGTCGGTGGCTACATCTTGACAAACCGCAGCGCGACGCGCGGTACATTGAATTCAATGTCGACCGCCTGTGTGAGAAAGTACTTTCACTCTGCCCCTCTGGCACCTCAATTGAAAGCTGCCAGAAGCTGGAGGGTGGGTTTAGTAAAGCATTCATCATTAAAACCAACAATGGTAGACATGTTGTTGTCAAATTTCCCACATCTGTTGCTGGACCAGCAGGATATGTGACAAACTCTGAAGTTGCAACAATTACTTATCATAAGAGAAATTCAGTATACTTGTGA
- a CDS encoding uncharacterized protein (EggNog:ENOG410PNQK~COG:S) translates to MSGFKGIIKDGWHPKGRDGGRESWRGDFKGINQVAGWVGKGKDPNASQRTEHVARPLSSLKDPSSFAPPPKRSNTGNGASYTPPPVPSRRQAEQETSKKPAPPPVPHRASTTGLSTNRFPTPPVRQEGDGTATKSKPYLPPRLPPREALPSTASSPPPPPYEAVQRATEPYLSQGATSRLAKAGVSVPELGIQRQGSNTSSSQSPNYASTAINATNELQSRFSRLNTSSSPVSSTPATTHSPVQGVTPQQFQTAATAASHIASQPAVQQNIRSNVSPGQHPAPPGRTNSFRDRHEDQIQSVKGKLNGLNQKYGITKRINDFIEDQKSPAYPDAPPPPPGHPSSQPAIPNHPYSSPNTSRPDLDALNKRKPPPPPPPKKASMHSKPVNHSPSPPPLPLNTKPR, encoded by the exons atgagtGGCTTTAAGGGGATCATAAAGGATGGGTGGCATCCGAAGGGGAGAGACGGCGGACGAGAGAGCTGGCGTGGCGACTTCAAGGGGATCAACCAAGTG GCCGGATGGgtgggaaaaggaaaagacCCCAATGCCAGCCAGAGAACAGAGCATGTTGCACGCCCACTGTCGAGCCTGAAGGATCCATCGTCTTTTGCACCACCTCCGAAACGCAGCAACACTGGGAACGGGGCGTCATACACCCCTCCTCCGGTTCCATCCCGCCGGCAAGCTGAGCAGGAGACATCGAAGAAACCTGCTCCTCCGCCAGTCCCTCATCGCGCGTCCACCACAGGCCTCTCAACCAACCGCTTCCCGACGCCTCCCGTGCGGCAGGAAGGTGACGGCACAGCGACAAAATCAAAACCGTATCTACCACCACGACTTCCTCCCCGAGAAGCGCTGCCCAGCACTGCTTCCtctccacctcctccacccTACGAAGCCGTTCAAAGAGCGACAGAGCCGTATCTGAGCCAAGGTGCCACGAGTCGTCTGGCAAAGGCGGGCGTCTCGGTTCCAGAATTGGGCATCCAGCGTCAAGGAAGCAATACTTCAAGCTCTCAGAGCCCAAATTACGCTTCCACAGCGATCAACGCCACAAATGAATTGCAGTCGCGATTTTCGCGGTTGAACACCTCTTCTTCCCCTGTTTCCTCTACTCCTGCCACTACACACTCTCCCGTACAAGGCGTCACTCCGCAACAATTCCAAACCGCAGCGACCGCAGCTTCACATATCGCATCCCAGCCCGCCGTCCAGCAAAATATCCGCAGTAATGTCTCCCCTGGACAGCATCCGGCGCCCCCAGGACGCACAAACAGCTTCCGAGACCGACACGAAGACCAAATTCAGTCCGTGAAGGGCAAACTTAACGGATTAAACCAAAAATATGGGATTACCAAGCGGATCAACGATTTTATAGAAGACCAGAAGTCGCCAGCTTATCCAGATGCTCCTCCACCTCCGCCGGGGCATCCCTCAAGTCAACCAGCTATCCCAAATCATCCATATTCCTCGCCAAACACGTCAAGGCCCGATCTGGATGCATTGAACAAGAGAAAGCCACCACCTCCGCCACCACCGAAGAAGGCATCCATGCATTCAAAGCCGGTTAATCATTCCCCCTCCCCACCACCCCTCCCGTTGAACACGAAGCCGCGATGA
- a CDS encoding uncharacterized protein (EggNog:ENOG410PU3Z) has protein sequence MKEIGIKEGEMEKHYLSPDDIKAALEFLWCRDYLDYKGQFREQSRVDLAHSILLYCYTSARTGEVHESTAQRATACHKNAQDASDKDLTVKDGLEDKQGLEALVLSTCYKASCIVVGFAEIADLLPAFQTFSSMG, from the coding sequence ATGAAGGAGATTGGCATAAAAGAGGGGGAGATGGAGAAGCATTACCTGTCCCCAGATGATATAAAGGCTGCTCTTGAATTCCTGTGGTGTAGGGACTATCTGGACTACAAGGGCCAATTCAGAGAACAGAGCAGAGTGGACCTGGCACATTCAATCCTTCTATATTGCTATACCTCAGCAAGAACAGGGGAAGTCCATGAGTCAACAGCACAAAGGGCCACAGCCTGCCATAAGAATGCCCAAGATGCAAGCGACAAGGATCTCACAGTGAAGGATGGACTTGAAGATAAGCAGGGCCTGGAGGCACTGGTGCTTTCCACATGCTATAAGGCGAGCTGCATTGTTGTTGGTTTTGCGGAGATAGCTGATTTATTGCCAGCATTTCAAACCTTCAGTTCAATGGGTTGA
- a CDS encoding uncharacterized protein (EggNog:ENOG410PWEH~COG:S) yields MEHAGGVPLQEAWADMPSDKKVKCIGAICTSILPISELDFLAYGSLYFADASFLDAASKQKLDNDLKYCIGPHCRGSTYWDCNVGEPRYYTFKEPNRGPYLHKRNIFISKDDPATVTGIIDWQCASVEPAFYYADDAPDFAKVPPEGTSESSEEMLCSQAYELGWALLAPRLGETRKIDETLLRPFRYCHQTWRDGFVPFTHELMQLREAWKKLGFKKNCPIPALSQEEMRSYKEQLGIYNGMLEFRQDMVETLGVEGDGWVSEDHWEGVKKAHQYFYKTIMASMENDKDREELRTMWPFDQCQA; encoded by the exons ATGGAACATGCCGGCGGTGTTCCACTACAGGAAGCATGGGCAGATATGCCATCAGACAAGAAAGTAAAGTGTATTGGAGCAATCTGTACAAGTATTCTGCCAATATCTGAACTTGACTTTCTGGCATATGGCAGCCTTTATTTTGCTGATGCTTCATTTCTTGATGCTGCTTCCAAGCAAAAGTTGGATAATGATCTTAAGTACTGCATTGGGCCGCATTGCAGAGGGAGTACCTACTGGGATTGCAATGTTGGTGAACCAAGATACTACACATTCAAGGAACCAAATAGAGGACCAT ATCTACACAAGAGAAATATTTTCATCTCTAAAGATGATCCCGCCACCGTGACTGGGATTATTGATTGGCAATGTGCCAGTGTTGAGCCAGCATTCTACTATGCAGATGATGCACCTGATTTTGCCAAGGTCCCTCCTGAGGGCACATCAGAGTCTTCTGAGGAAATGCTTTGCAGCCAAGCATATGAACTAGGCTGGGCCCTTCTGGCTCCACGTCTAGGAGAAACCAGAAAAATTGATGAAACACTCCTCCGGCCATTTCGCTATTGCCATCAGACGTGGAGAGATGGGTTTGTACCATTCACCCACGAACTGATGCAGCTAAGAGAGGCGTGGAAAAAGCTTGGCTTTAAGAAGAACTGTCCCATCCCGGCCTTGAGccaggaggagatgaggTCCTACAAGGAACAGCTTGGTATCTACAATGGGATGCTAGAGTTTAGGCAGGATATGGTTGAGACCCTGGGAGTGGAGGGGGATGGCTGGGTGTCTGAGGATCACTGGGAGGGAGTGAAGAAAGCTCATCAATATTTCTATAAAACCATTATGGCAAGTATGGAGAATGACAAGGACCGTGAGGAATTGAGAACAATGTGGCCATTTGATCAATGTCAAGCTTGA
- a CDS encoding uncharacterized protein (EggNog:ENOG410PPMS) has product MSSHPSENIPLALSTNWFLATPPTFPYPELRAHAPISSATYTWEYIERIDPDPSNLTTHPGVLSQDWTVIGAVQWELDMSITKIRVQWNTSDITNTLRSDIKHLPSSAHGPRGNTRELTREQLLLASQWYAPHILSFARSRLGTTVADGECWSLASAALQHTWGAAVREGHEPPQPSTGRVHGQLVLDWDVSSLVPAAGILQAADVRAGDVLELSDAHFRHIRVLLGGLASGEENVQVGEHTAIVDAVEGEKVSVVEQNARVEREVSVGAYDLGEMVKGRVRVFRPVGGNGTEKMSLNGLCEEW; this is encoded by the coding sequence ATGTCTTCCCATCCCTCAGAAAACATCCCTCTCGCCCTCTCCACAAACTGGTTTCTCGCAACCCCACCTACGTTCCCTTACCCAGAGCTTCGCGCGCACGCGCCCATCTCGTCTGCTACATACACCTGGGAATACATCGAGCGCATTGACCCCGACCCGTCCAACTTGACCACACACCCAGGAGTCCTTAGCCAAGACTGGACCGTAATCGGGGCAGTGCAATGGGAACTGGACATGAGCATAACCAAAATTCGCGTGCAATGGAACACATCCGACATCACCAACACCCTTCGCTCCGACATCAAGCACCTCCCTTCCTCGGCGCACGGACCCAGGGGCAACACCCGGGAACTTACCCGGGAGCAATTACTCCTCGCCTCTCAATGGTACGCGCCACACATCCTCTCCTTCGCGCGCTCTCGTCTCGGCACCACCGTGGCGGACGGGGAATGCTGGTCGCTCGCGTCGGCGGCCCTACAGCACACTTGGGGCGCGGCTGTGAGGGAAGGGCACGAACCACCGCAGCCCAGCACGGGCCGGGTGCACGGGCAGTTGGTTCTGGACTGGGACGTGTCGTCGCTAGTTCCGGCAGCGGGAATCCTGCAGGCGGCGGACGTGCGGGCAGGAGACGTCCTGGAGCTCAGCGATGCGCATTTTCGACATATTAGGGTGCTGTTGGGCGGGCTAGCGAGTGGGGAGGAGAATGTTCAGGTTGGTGAGCATACGGCGATTGTGGATGCGGTGGAGGGGGAGAAAGTGAGTGTGGTTGAGCAGAATGCCAGGGTGGAGAGAGAGGTGAGTGTAGGCGCGTATGATCTTGGAGAGATGGTGAAGGGGAGGGTGAGGGTGTTTAGACCAGTGGGAGGGAACGGGACGGAGAAGATGAGCTTGAACGGGCTATGTGAGGAATGGTGA
- the BNI4 gene encoding bud neck involved protein (EggNog:ENOG410PGSG~COG:S~BUSCO:6319at33183): MAALVQTIPQQATTITLLQPRPASSSGTSQLHSQQQQQQYQMARNNQHHRQSYSGVGPVPGYRHSSSSSPSAQPVAPYAFTSTPGLANAGNQLSRPHSLSQMKADSWSHASQTDLSPTYPGVIPSRTHYHHAAGSVSTNSSASGTSSAHSSRSKDDLALPSRHLKPDRVPRPLSSIDMSLPSIPISMPPAPSSPSSKPSPDRYRRGQRRAEPASLTPSSALTTVAAAPLSPSATPDAVLGEKYPALSFSRPQIPELKTNFSQHSRNASADNVPNTDKPAPELAKRYRRRSLGSLDNAALLNFAPSEFSPKVKSPLGSAESPLKSQTDSPQMPPSVVGNRLETPSRSSSLGSTQPSASKPNSKSVNQTPSRPAEVSQRANSSPLSKASKMNVDDSQKKPDGKSRDAPSDQTKFQSAAAKRLTEISKKGGKGKSRLRRALSFSSVAELRVASSPEVPEMTRKQQLDEELGAEQAAIAEKQEASGLGENIYTSQRHFFTGSTDNISVSSTASSASIMLRKMGKNVKRSTRSLVGLFRPKSLHNVSLETGREEPMVPQVSRVTVEAQREMPSAAITESPSGSRGIQRNSEDTTGSGRSAEQTDSVRSRKSILGGDKERAEVLAAVKKGILKKTLPGCSSPAMRPSEARFAESPHSSAPSTPRDERPPGSGHRRTDSVTIEGEEYFLPPGRFSGARASSAPVTPQNTVKNISFSPRIQFHDTWPSGEYDRRGDIATCNRLTPLLAQQIKEELNTFKMEMEVHESSKVYTHFF, from the exons ATGGCCGCATTGGTTCAAACGATCCCCCAGCAAGCTACTACTATCACCTTGCTTCAACCCCGTCCCGCCTCTTCCTCTGGCACCTCGCAATTGCATtctcagcagcagcagcaacaatACCAAATGGCTCGGAATAACCAACACCACCGGCAGTCCTACAGCGGCGTCGGCCCCGTCCCAGGCTACAGACATTCCTCGTCGTCTTCCCCGTCAGCCCAGCCCGTCGCACCTTACGCCTTTACCAGCACTCCCGGTTTGGCCAACGCTGGTAACCAGTTATCACGCCCACACAGCCTCTCCCAGATGAAAGCGGACAGTTGGAGCCACGCGTCGCAGACCGACCTCTCCCCGACATACCCTGGCGTTATCCCCTCTCGTACACATTACCATCATGCTGCTGGTTCGGTATCTACTAATTCTTCTGCATCTGGCACATCATCCGCCCATTCCTCACGTTCAAAGGATGACCTGGCCTTACCTTCCCGCCACCTGAAGCCAGACCGTGTTCCACGTCCCCTCTCTTCCATAGATATGTCTTTGCCTTCTATCCCCATCTCAATGCCTCCTGCTCCGTCCTCTCCATCCTCGAAACCTTCTCCTGATCGCTACCGTCGTGGTCAGCGACGTGCTGAGCCGGCAAGCCTGACTCCATCATCTGCGTTAACTACCGTCGCTGCAGCGCCGCTGAGTCCATCAGCAACCCCTGACGCAGTCTTGGGCGAGAAGTACCCCGCATTGTCATTTTCTAGACCTCAGATCCCGGAACTCAAGACGAACTTTTCCCAGCACAGCCGAAATGCCAGTGCTGACAACGTTCCCAACACTGACAAACCTGCGCCAGAGCTCGCAAAGAGATATCGACGTAGGAGTCTTGGAAGCTTGGACAACGCCGCCCTTCTTAACTTTGCACCTTCAGAGTTCTCTCCAAAGGTCAAGTCTCCTCTTGGTTCCGCGGAATCACCCCTGAAATCGCAGACGGATTCGCCCCAGATGCCGCCCTCTGTTGTTGGAAATCGGTTGGAAACTCCCTCTCGTTCGTCGAGCCTG GGCTCTACTCAACCTAGCGCCTCCAAGCCTAATTCCAAATCGGTTAACCAGACACCGTCACGACCTGCCGAAGTATCACAACGCGCTAATTCCTCCCCTCTCTCCAAGGCCTCTAAAATGAATGTAGATGATTCACAAAAGAAGCCCGATGGGAAATCCCGAGATGCACCCTCCGATCAGACCAAATTCCAAAGCGCGGCTGCAAAGCGGCTCACCGAGATCTCGAAGAAAGGTGGGAAAGGGAAATCGAGACTACGACGAGCACTCTCCTTCAGCAGTGTCGCAGAGCTTCGTGTTGCCTCTTCACCTGAAGTTCCAGAAATGACCCGCAAGCAGCAGCTCGATGAAGAACTCGGTGCCGAGCAAGCCGCCATCGCTGAAAAGCAGGAGGCTAGTGGTCTCGGTGAGAACATCTACACGAGCCAGCGCCATTTTTTCACAGGTTCGACCGATAACATCTCGGTCTCATCCACCGCATCCTCTGCGTCTATCATGCTGCGTAAGATGGGCAAGAACGTTAAACGATCTACTCGGTCACTTGTGGGGCTATTCCGACCCAAGTCTCTGCATAATGTCTCGCTCGAGACTGGTCGGGAAGAGCCAATGGTGCCTCAGGTTTCAAGAGTGACGGTCGAGGCTCAGCGTGAGATGCCATCTGCCGCCATAACGGAGAGTCCAAGTGGTAGTCGAGGAATCCAGCGAAATTCAGAAGACACAACAGGCTCTGGAAGGAGTGCTGAGCAGACCGACAGTGTTCGTTCGCGCAAGAGTATCTTGGGTGGAGATAAGGAAAGGGCTGAGGTTCTAGCTGCGGTAAAGAAGGGCATTCTCAAGA AAACACTTCCTGGTTGCTCTTCTCCAGCTATGCGACCGTCAGAGGCTCGTTTCGCTGAGTCTCCACACTCCAGTGCGCCCAGCACACCACGCGATGAGCGGCCCCCGGGCTCTGGTCATCGTCGTACAGACTCTGTAACAATTGAAGGCGAAGAATATTTCCTTCCGCCTGGCCGCTTTAGTGGCGCTAGAGCAAGCAGCGCTCCAGTCACACCCCAGAATACCGTCAAGAATATTTCTTTCAGCCCTAGAATTCAGTTTCATGATACATGGCCTAGCGGCGAATATGATCGTCGTGGGGATATTGCGACTTGTAATCGTTTGACTCCTCTTTTGGCTCAGCAGATCAAGGAGGAGCTTAATACTTTTAAAATG GAGATGGAAGTGCATGAATCATCCAAAGTCTATACACATTTCTTTTAA
- a CDS encoding uncharacterized protein (EggNog:ENOG410PQHZ~COG:S): MLNVRFAREPFIGTLFQQYARDWNNLCEHLQSHRLLLQQIIQSPSQFFFENSLEHNIQAFQKRRKDSQGKSGVPKLPDYQTHGYRSYSPKAYHVLGAEIACLVADDLGIAAVTKPLIRNCGGVADYIPQVLVPEVLIQFIVEDMAVSSVQARRVLEKSRELGEILNEG, from the exons ATGCTCAATGTCCGGTTTGCTCGAGAACCATTCATTGGTACCTTATTTCAGCAATATGCAAGAG ATTGGAATAATCTCTGTGAGCATCTGCAGAGTCATCGATTGCTTCTTCAACAGATCATCCAGTCACCATCACAATTCTTTTTCGAGAATTCTCTAGAACACAATATACAGGCGTTCCAAAAGAGGAGGAAAGATAGTCAAGGCAAGTCTGGTGTGCCGAAGCTCCCAGATTATCAGACCCATGGTTACAGGTCCTACAGCCCAAAGGCATATCATGTTCT AGGTGCTGAGATCGCGTGTCTGGTAGCAGATGATCTGGGAATTGCTGCTGTAACAAAGCCTCTGATCCGAAACTGCGGAGGGGTGGCAGATTATATTCCACAGGTCCTTGTGCCTGAGGTTCTTATTCAATTTATTGTGGAAGACATGGCTGTAAGTAGTGTACAAGCAAGGAGAGTCTTGGAGAAGAGCAGGGAACTTGGTGAGATACTCAATGAGGGGTGA
- a CDS encoding uncharacterized protein (EggNog:ENOG410Q567): MDTPDFHTGEATHCDKPASSNTTKPRKALLNQLITLSAAQAEEEDMRAVLQYAQKRSKFYGQFYRRREEIQQLVAFHCGLTDPSSVRVPELFNGTELVWPHGTFNMCIPICIDSARSDDAGRPLSSKLGFRVPLPYKLGEEPFPGNVEEKVRSEAATYIWIGENCPDVPIPALRGFGLPGGLTFSEPRSVPFWQRIKVFIWSFARRLYYGSGSHASGYVPCKRREILDHGYLLMDWIENDDLQMLSTKFSKPHTVMQVENLYRGMSQIMISMARVSQPRIGSWTIDNRGQITLTNRPMLCHLHQLENWSIPSDIPRSRTYTSADSFYLDLLAGHDNRLRYQGNAATSEIDARGQATDLVLMRALLHQFTNRHLRDGPFIMQLTDMHDSNILVDKDWNIKYVIDLEWACSLPLDALLPPFWLTGKTVDCLHGDEYTRFKAQYSKFVEIFEQEERSTVLHQDGNFYSRGATMRTALDDGRYWYLNALQSPKGLFNIFRRHLQARFDKVSDNVLCAGVSPFWTPGMTSFVQSKLDDHTRYLQEVVGVFTSEKSGRPY, encoded by the exons ATGGATACACCCGATTTCCATACCGGTGAGGCAACTCACTGCGACAAACCTGCCAGCTCAAACACAACCAAGCCAAGAAAAGCCCTTCTTAATCAACTCATCACACTCTCGGCCGCACAAGCAGAGGAGGAGGACATGCGGGCGGTGCTACAATACGCCCAGAAAAGAAGCAAATTCTATGGTCAATTTTACCGCCGACGGGAGGAGATCCAGCAGCTAGTAGCCTTCCACTGTGGGTTGACAGATCCTAGCTCGGTACGAGTGCCGGAACTGTTCAATGGAACAGAACTTGTATGGCCACATGGAACCTTTAACATGTGCATTCCCATATGCATCGACAGTGCTCGATCCGATGATGCTGGAAGACCGCTATCATCCAAGTTAGGATTTCGCGTGCCTCTACCATATAAGCTTGGTGAGGAACCATTCCCAGGGAACGTTGAGGAGAAGGTGCGGTCTGAGGCTGCAACATATATCTGGATTGGTGAAAACTGCCCGGATGTGCCAATCCCAGCACTACGAGGGTTTGGACTACCTGGTGGCCTTACT TTCAGTGAACCCAGATCTGTTCCATTCTGGCAGAGGATCAAGGTTTTCATCTGGAGCTTCGCCCGTCGTTTGTATTACGGCTCGGGTTCTCATGCTAGTGGATATGTTCCatgcaaaagaagagagatcCTGGATCATGGCTATCTTTTGATGGATTGGATTGAGAATGATGATCTGCAAATGCTGTCTACCAAATTCTCCAAGCCACACACGGTTATGCAGGTCGAGAACCTTTATCGAGGCATGTCACAAATTATGATTTCCATGGCTAGAGTCTCACAACCTCGAATCGGCTCCTGGACCATTGATAACAGGGGTCAGATCACTCTAACCAATCGCCCCATGCTCTGCCATCTTCACCAGTTAGAGAACTGGTCAATTCCGAGTGATATTCCACGGAGCAGGACCTACACGAGTGCTGATAGTTTCTATCTTGATTTGCTTGCTGGTCATGATAACCGTCTGCGGTACCAGGGAAACGCTGCAACATCCGAGATCGATGCACGTGGACAGGCGACTGACCTTGTGCTTATGAGGGCACTGCTCCATCAATTCACCAATCGGCACCTTCGTGATGGTCCCTTCATCATGCAGTTAACCGACATGCATGATAGCAACATCCTGGTGGACAAGGACTGGAACATCAAATATGTCATTGATCTTGAATGGGCATGTTCTCTCCCGTTGGATGCCCTTCTGCCGCCGTTTTGGTTAACTGGAAAGACAGTTGATTGTCTGCACGGGGATGAGTATACTCGTTTCAAGGCTCAATACAGCAAGTTTGTGGAGATATTCGAGCAAGAAGAGAGGAGTACAGTGCTGCATCAGGATGGAAATTTCTACTCCCGGGGGGCAACCATGAGGACGGCTCTAGACGACGGTCGATATTGGTATTTGAATGCTCTGCAGTCCCCGAAGGgtctgttcaacatcttccgGAGGCATCTTCAAGCACGGTTTGATAAGGTGTCTGACAATGTACTCTGCGCAGGAGTATCCCCATTCTGGACACCAGGAATGACTTCATTCGTACAGTCAAAGCTGGATGACCATACACGGTATCTCCAAGAGGTTGTTGGTGTTTTTACTAGTGAAAAGAGCGGTAGACCATACTAG
- a CDS encoding uncharacterized protein (EggNog:ENOG410PKTN~COG:P) produces the protein MAKEEEKRELYLEQRRLRNRKHQLYTDTLQEFQESHPRRPGETTRTNPATSTYFHYTRRIMLEHDALARILPMSVELRSREGREALHAMEALCKQDCTVVYRTSLEPIDWKCIYCIPTEDDHTCITAIESTSGRWMAVNLLSYASNAISGSRARRAGITIAKSTWTSLRTFSALPRRIVCANTFLTRIAQTFVTITMITSGESRRTRPAIIQSAEKHFPRLQISDTTLWTSTALLDPKT, from the exons ATGGCcaaagaagaggagaagcGGGAACTCTACTTGGAACAACGCCGATTGCGCAACCGAAAGCATCAGCTCTACACTGACACACTCCAAGAATTTCAGGAATCACATCCACGAAGGCCTGGAGAAACCACCAGAACAAATCCGGCCACCTCAACCTATTTCCATTATACCCGCCGCATTATGCTGGAACATGACGCCCTGGCTCGAATACTTCCAATGAGCGTCGAACTGCGAAGCCGTGAGGGCCGTGAAGCACTCCATGCAATGGAGGCCCTGTGCAAACAAGATTGCACTGTTGTCTATCGCACCAGTTTGGAGCCAATTGATTGGAAATGCATCT ATTGTATCCCCACCGAAGATGATCACACCTGTATAACTGCTATCGAGAGCACATCAGGAAGATGGATGGCAGTGAATCTGCTGAGCTATGCTTCAAATGCGATCTCTGGTTCCAGGGCAAGGAGAGCTGGAATAACCATTGCCAAGAGCACCTGGACAAGCCTGAGAACCTTCTCAG CCCTCCCCCGGCGCATCGTATGCGCCAATACATTCTTGACCCGGATCGCTCAGACCTTCGTGACCATTACAATGATCACCTCCGGAGAGTCCAGGAGAACCCGACCTGCAATCATCCAGTCTGCAGAGAAACATTTCCCTCGGTTGCAGATCTCCGACACCACCTTGTGGACTTCCACTGCGCTCCTTGATCCGAAGACGTAA